The window ACCACGTCGACCCGGAAGCTCGAGTAGTTCGCGGAGAGCGCCGCCACGGGCGCGTAGTAGGCGCGCGAAGACACGGGCTCCCAGTCCGGGTGGAAACGCAGCGCGTCGAAGCGCGAGGCGTCGACGCCGATCCCGCCCTTGATCTCGCGGATGCCCGCGAGCCGGACCTCTTCCGCGAGCTTCCACAGCGTCTCGGACACGAGGCTCGGGTCGCCCTGCCCCACGATCCACAGCGTGCCGTCGAGCACGCCGTCGGCGAGCTCGCCCTCGACCAGCACGGGCGTCTCGAAGCGGTGCGCGGGACCCCAGCGCTCGAGCGCCGCGGCGGAGATCAGGAGCTTCTGGTTCGACGCGGGCACGAGGTCGGCGTCGGGCAGGTGCGCTGCCAGGCGCTCGCCGGTCGCCAGGTCTTCCACCACCACGCCGACACGGGCGCCGCGCAGCGCCGGCGTGCGCAGAAACGCGTCGAGAGACTGCGACAGGCTCGCCTCGTCCGCCCCGACCGGCCGGGCGAGCAACAGGAGTCCCGCGAGTAGCACGAGCGCGCGCACGCGACACATATCGGCGCGCGACCTTAGAGAACTCGCCTCGCGCTTGCCGCCCCGCGGGGTGGTCGCCATTCTCGGTGCCTTCGGGGGGAGAGTGCCATGGAGCGCGCACGCGCATGGATCGAGGCCGCACGCGGTCGCGCCGTGCAGTCGCTCGCCGCGCTCCCGGGCGGCGCGGGGCAACGCCGTTACTACCGCGCGCGGCTCGCCGACGGCTCGAGCGCGGTGCTCATGCACGCGCTGCCCGAGGACCCGGCCATCCTGCCGCCCGCGCTGCGCGCCGAAGCCGGGAGCATCGCGTTTCTCGAAGTGACCGAGTTCCTCGCGCGCCACGGTGCGCCCGTGCCCGAGATCTATGCGGTGGATCGCGCCGAGCGCTGGGTGCTGCTCGAGGACCTGGGAGACACGCACCTGCTCGACCTCGAGCCCGCGCAGCGCATGCAGCGCCTGCGCGAGGCGATCGACTTACTGGCGCGCGTGCACGCGCTTCCGAAAGACGACGCGCTGCCCTTCCGCCGTGTGTTCGACGCCGAGTGGGTGCGCTTCGAGCTGCGCACGTTCGCCGAGCACGGCCTGGCCGAGCGCTGGCGCGCGCCGCTCGCGCCCGAGCTCGACGCGCTCGCGCGCGCCGTCGCCGCCCTGCCGCGCGTGCTCTCGCTGCGCGACTACCAGAGCCAGAACCTGATGATCGACTCACGCGGCCGCCTGCGGGTGCTCGACTACCAGGACGCGCTGTGCGCCCCGCCCGAGCTCGACCTGTCGGCGCTCGTGCACGATTCGTACGTGGAGCTGGGCTCCGCCGAGCGCGCCGAGCTCGTGACCCGCTACTGGCGGGCGCGCTCCCGGCGCGGCGACCCCGCGGCCTTCGCCCTCCTGGTGGTCCAGCGAAAGTGCAAGGACTACGGGCGCTACCGCGTGCTCGTGGAACGAAAGGGTGATCTCCGGTACCAGCCGTACATCGCGCGCGCGGCGGCCTCGGTGCAGGGCGCGCTGCCCGCGCTCCCGCCGGCGCAGCGGCGGCTCGCGGAGATCCTGCGCGAGGCCGTGGTTTGAAGGCGATGATCCTCGCGGCCGGCCTCGGGACGCGCATGGCGCCGCTCGCGCGCGCCTGCGCGAAGCCGGCGCTGCCCGTGCTCGACGTGCCGGTGATCCTGCGGCTGGCGCGGGTCCTCGCCGGGGCCGGCATCGAGCGCGCGATCGTCAACACCCACGCCCACCCCGAGTCTCTGCGCGCCGCGCTCGCCGAGTCACCCCTGCCGATCGACTGGGTCTCCGAGCCGAGCCCGCGCGGCAGCGGCGGCGGGATACTCGGCGCCCGGAGTCTTCTGGGCGAGCACGAGTCGTTCCTGGTCGTGAATGGCGACATGTGCCTGGAGCTCGACTTCCGAGCGCTGTGCGCGCAGCACCGGAAGAGCGGCGCGCTGGCCACGCTCGCCTTGCGCGCCGACTCTCGCAAGCGAGAATTCGGCTCGATCGGCTACGATCGGCAGGGGCATGTGTCGCGTATCACGGACCGGATCGATCTCGGGAGCGAGAAGGCAAGCGGTCTGTTCATCGGGGTGCAGGTGATGTCGCCAGCCATCTTCGCGCGCATGCCGGCGCGCGAAGCATTCGAGATCATTCCCGACGTGTACCTGCCCGCGCTGCGCGACGGCGCCGCGATCGGCACGTGGCTCCAGGCCGAGTCCGACGCCTGGTGGCCGGTGGGCACGCCGCGCGAGCTGCTCGACGCGAATCTCGCCGCGCTGCGGCACGAAGTCGGGTCCGAGTCGGTCCGCGCGGCGGCGAGCGCCCGCGTGGAGGGGCGAGTCACCGGCCCGGCATGGATCGGCGAGCGCGCGCACGTCGAGGCGGGGGCGCAGGTGGGACCGCAGGCCGTGCTGAGCGCGGGTGCGGTGGTCCGCGCCGGAGCCCGGCTCGAAGCGGCGGTCGCGCTGCCCGGCGCGGAGCTGCGCGCGGGCGAGTCACTCGTGCGCGCCGTGGCGTTCGACGGCGGAGTCTGGCGCGATGCCTGAGGTCGTGTTCGTCGGCACCGGAGACGCGTTCGGCAGCGGCGGCCGCCGCAACAGCGCGATCCTGGTGCGCGACGCGCGGCGCACGCTGCTGCTCGACTGCGGGCCCACGACGCTGGGCGGCCTGAAAGAGATGGGGATCAACCCGCTCGAGATCGACGCCATCGCGCTCTCGCACTTCCACGGCGACCACATCGCGGGCGTCCCGTTCCTCCTGCTCGACTACATCTACGCGAACCCACGCGACCGGCCGCTCGAGATCCTCGGACCGCCGGGCGTGCGCGAGAAGCTCGCGAACCTGACCCGGGCCTATCACTACGACGCCGAGCAGAAGAACCGCTACCCGATCCGCTACGAAGAGTTCACCATCGACAAGCCGATCGACGTGGCCGGCTTCCGGGTCACGCCCATGC of the Myxococcota bacterium genome contains:
- a CDS encoding D-alanyl-D-alanine carboxypeptidase produces the protein MRALVLLAGLLLLARPVGADEASLSQSLDAFLRTPALRGARVGVVVEDLATGERLAAHLPDADLVPASNQKLLISAAALERWGPAHRFETPVLVEGELADGVLDGTLWIVGQGDPSLVSETLWKLAEEVRLAGIREIKGGIGVDASRFDALRFHPDWEPVSSRAYYAPVAALSANYSSFRVDVVPGEKVGAPVQLRLAPSLPYFRGAADAVTLSGGGQLVLDVDV
- a CDS encoding phosphotransferase, with amino-acid sequence MERARAWIEAARGRAVQSLAALPGGAGQRRYYRARLADGSSAVLMHALPEDPAILPPALRAEAGSIAFLEVTEFLARHGAPVPEIYAVDRAERWVLLEDLGDTHLLDLEPAQRMQRLREAIDLLARVHALPKDDALPFRRVFDAEWVRFELRTFAEHGLAERWRAPLAPELDALARAVAALPRVLSLRDYQSQNLMIDSRGRLRVLDYQDALCAPPELDLSALVHDSYVELGSAERAELVTRYWRARSRRGDPAAFALLVVQRKCKDYGRYRVLVERKGDLRYQPYIARAAASVQGALPALPPAQRRLAEILREAVV
- a CDS encoding NDP-sugar synthase, whose product is MILAAGLGTRMAPLARACAKPALPVLDVPVILRLARVLAGAGIERAIVNTHAHPESLRAALAESPLPIDWVSEPSPRGSGGGILGARSLLGEHESFLVVNGDMCLELDFRALCAQHRKSGALATLALRADSRKREFGSIGYDRQGHVSRITDRIDLGSEKASGLFIGVQVMSPAIFARMPAREAFEIIPDVYLPALRDGAAIGTWLQAESDAWWPVGTPRELLDANLAALRHEVGSESVRAAASARVEGRVTGPAWIGERAHVEAGAQVGPQAVLSAGAVVRAGARLEAAVALPGAELRAGESLVRAVAFDGGVWRDA
- a CDS encoding MBL fold metallo-hydrolase, yielding MPEVVFVGTGDAFGSGGRRNSAILVRDARRTLLLDCGPTTLGGLKEMGINPLEIDAIALSHFHGDHIAGVPFLLLDYIYANPRDRPLEILGPPGVREKLANLTRAYHYDAEQKNRYPIRYEEFTIDKPIDVAGFRVTPMPALHQEYTCPHMLRVDTSTRSLVFSGDTGWHESLPEKVGDVDLFICECVFYDEDFAFHLSHRQLLRERARFRCGSLRLTHLGNSVLENAGRLAFDTAHDGLVLSL